In the Colletotrichum higginsianum IMI 349063 chromosome 7 map unlocalized unitig_7, whole genome shotgun sequence genome, one interval contains:
- a CDS encoding Vesicle transport V-SNARE protein — MSNPIDTEPGSERFSDYEAELKLVQADLVQKLDQIPELTGEPRKAALSSAERALEEADELLAQMRLEKANIPTTLRSKINARFRNHESDIDSHKRKLRSLADDRAALFGARYTDNPSGSGQDVQLEQRQQLLSGTDRLDRSTQRLKASQALANETEGIGASILGDLHTQRETIQHTHDRLLESEGYVDRSVKTLRGMARRMATNRVITISIITILVLLIIAVIYSKFR, encoded by the exons ATGTCCAACCCAATTGATACCGAGCCCGGCTCCGAGCGCTTCAGCGACTACGAAGCGGAGCTGAAGCTCGTGCaggccgacctcgtccagAAGCTTGACCAGATCCCCGAACTGACGGGCGAGCCACGCAAGGCGGCTCTCTCGTCCGCCGAGCGCGCCCTTGAGGAAgccgacgagctgctcgccCAGATGCGCCTCGAGAAGGCCAACATCCCCACCACCCTGCGCTCCAAGATCAACGCCCGCTTCCGTAACCACGAGTCCGATATCGACTCCCACAAGCGCAAGCTGCGCTCCCTCGCCGATGACCGCGCTGCCCTCTTCGGCGCCCGCTACACCGACAACCCCTCGGGCAGCGGACAGGACGTCCAGCTCGAGCAGCGCCAGCAGCTGCTGTCGGGCACCGACCGCCTCGACCGGTCCACGCAGCGGCTCaaggccagccaggccctcgccaacgagaccgagggcatcggcgccagcatcctcggcgacctgcACACCCAGCGCGAGACCATCCAGCACACCCACGACCGCCTGCTCGAGAGCGAGGGCTACGTGGACCGCAGCGTCAAGACGTTGCGGGGGATGGCACGTAG GATGGCTACCAATCGGGTGATcaccatctccatcatcacAATTCTCGTtctcctcatcatcgccgtcattTACAGCAAGTTCAGATAA
- a CDS encoding Ribosomal rna-processing protein 12 — translation MSTPTLAEKLDKIRSPGLQSQKRTAVVLDAVDTTLKEQNAQPTPTGYFAALLALLTQAVESGNISSDTTTSVVYLLDIITPFAPQPLLRAKFTQILTSLAPVLLQQDAEALLLRSSIGCLESLLLAQDSGAWELGVTQIGPRRAVAGLLNLSLEHRPKIRKRAQEALRNVLKNPPPSPSLDHPAADMCAHTALANLEDIAGKAAQARKQKGAESAHDPALIHSLQLIKTIASASGGWPSKKIESLCELLLGISRSGNEYMTMATFEIFEMIFEGMADEVASAKLPRLMEIISELRPAANDTQLIPPWLAILSRGYDVSAQIEPDDVFQNLPEIFSMVAQYLESPAHNIRISASECLVSFMANCIPKQVILEPSIYDEKTLDKIAKIAESLLSVKYQQAWMESFNVFGAMFDSLRWRAHPMMLNITKAVGELRGSDSFQGKKEADEVIGKAVRAMGPEAVLSILPLNIAKPAKGQQGRAWMFPILRDYVSNTNLAHFRQEMVPLSELMFQRVLDHGKAEKTMEVKIFETLVQQIWATLPGYCDLPLDVTETFDQSFAELLANILYKQVELRLEVCRALKVLIESNQAIATIEDEGEEDLVLQSRVSRAVAKKNLEHLGSFAGNMLAVLFNVYTQTLPQSRGPILLTINAFLSVTPEKELIDTFDRVSKMLAEELQQTANQEKPKQQQKQGAMPSTSNTLMDLIITIAIYLPRESYTALFEIASVIIFKENEPQLQKKAYKLVPRLTESETGKLALQARSDELQQMFLTSAEKVSAPARRERLGALSALLPYIPDTSLHFIPSILSEVVICCKENNERAREAAYDLLVQIGHRMEAANGVPIDNTKVPHMPEGAPAGKASLEEFLTMVSAGLVGSTPHMISASITALSRVLYEFRRSLTTETLADLVQTMDLFLTSNNREIVKSVLGFVKICVVSLPSELVIPRLSSLVPNLIIWSHEHKGHFKSKVRHILERMVRKFGFDLVNQNCPESDRKLIVNIRKTKERSKKKKDAAKQAGEESDEEEGRQGRKFDNELDQALYSSDSDGSDNESDDEGAAAGPKGKRNNRKGGNTYIVEDEDEPLDLLDRNALANISSTKPVKMRKPTKTKARTDLDGKLILGKDDDEAMEVDGAENDGSGVNAYVAALKGKDVAKRGLRGKLKFSNKRGQDDEEMEDLDEGDAAAVKAQVDKSRGGGKPFRGGRGGQDRGGRGGRGGRGGSRGGGRGGKGGIAAGRKGLGEDRRRGGPTSSGGVNKGRRGGGRR, via the exons ATGTCGACTCCAACTCTTgccgagaagctggacaAGATCCGGTCTCCGGGTCTCCAGAGCCAGAAGAGA ACGGCGGTAGTCCTTGATGCGGTCGACACAACGTTGAAGGAACAGAACGCCCAGCCTACACCGACCGGTTACTtcgccgcccttctcgccctccttaCCCAGGCTGTTGAGAGTGGCAACATCAGCTCCGACACGACGACTTCCGTTGTCTACctcctcgacatcatcacCCCGTTCGCACCCCAGCCTCTTCTCCGCGCCAAGTTCACTCAAATCCTCACCTCGCTCGCTCCCGTGCTCCTCCAGCAAGATGCCGAAGCCCTCCTCTTGCGATCATCTATCGGATGTCTCGAGTCTCTGCTCCTCGCACAGGACTCGGGTGCATGGGAGCTTGGCGTCACCCAGATCGGTCCCCGCAGAGCCGTCGCTGGTCTGCTGAATCTCTCTCTCGAGCACCGCCCCAAGATCCGAAAGAGGGCGCAGGAAGCGCTGCGAAATGTTCTCAAGAACCCTCCTCCGAGTCCCTCGCTTGACcacccggccgccgacatgTGCGCCCACACCGCTCTTGCCAACCTCGAGGATATCGCCGGAAAGGCTGCGCAAGCGAGAAAGCAGAAGGGGGCCGAGTCGGCACACGATCCCGCCCTTATCCACTCGCTTCAGCTGATCAAGACCATTGCTTCTGCTAGCGGAGGCTGGCCCAGCAAGAAGATCGAGTCTCTGTgcgagctgctgctcgggATCTCGAGGTCAGGCAACGAGTACATGACAATGGCCACTTTCGAGATTTTCGAAATGATCTTTGAAGGTatggccgacgaggtcgcctCTGCCAAGCTTCCGCGACTTATGGAGATCATCTCCGAATTGCGGCCCGCCGCAAACGACACACAGCTGATCCCGCCTTGGCTGGCCATCCTCTCCAGAGGATACGACGTTTCCGCACAGATCGAGCCCGACGATGTTTTCCAGAACCTGCCCGAAATCTTCTCCATGGTCGCCCAATACCTGGAGTCGCCCGCCCACAACATCCGAATTTCCGCCTCCGAGTGCCTGGTTTCCTTCATGGCGAACTGCATTCCCAAGCAGGTCATTCTCGAGCCTTCCATCTACGACGAGAAGACGCTGGACAAGATTGCCAAGATCGCCGAGTCCCTGCTCAGCGTCAAATACCAGCAGGCCTGGATGGAAAGTTTCAACGTGTTTGGAGCCATGTTCGACTCCTTGAGATGGCGAGCACACCCGATGATGCTCAACATCACCAAGGCCGTTGGAGAGCTCCGTGGCAGCGACTCGTTccagggcaagaaggaggccgacgAAGTCATCGGAAAGGCCGTCCGCGCCATGGGTCCGGAGGCAGTACTGTCTATCCTGCCTCTGAACATTGCTAAGCCCGCGAAGGGTCAGCAAGGCCGCGCGTGGATGTTCCCCATCCTCCGCGACTATGTTAGCAACACCAACCTTGCTCATTTCCGTCAAGAGATGGTTCCCCTGAGTGAACTCATGTTCCAACGGGTGTTGGACCACGGCAAGGCGGAGAAGACTATGGAAGTCAAGATCTTCGAGACCCTTGTTCAACAGATCTGGGCGACTCTGCCCGGTTACTGCGATCTCCCCCTCGATGTGACAGAGACTTTTGACCAGTCCTtcgccgagcttctcgcAAACATTCTCTACAAGCAGGTCGAATTGCGTTTGGAGGTTTGCCGTGCGCTCAAGGTTCTCATTGAGTCCAACCAGGCTATTGCCACCATTGAggacgaaggcgaggaggacctgGTTCTCCAGAGCCGTGTTTCCAGAGCAGTTGCcaagaagaacctggagcACCTGGGCAGCTTCGCCGGCAACATGCTTGCCGTTCTGTTCAACGTCTACACCCAGACTCTGCCTCAATCAAGAGGCCCTATCCTCCTCACAATCAACGCCTTCCTTAGCGTTACCCCCGAAAAGGAGCTTATCGACACTTTTGATCGAGTAAGCAAGATGCTCGCAGAGGAGCTGCAGCAGACTGCCAACCAGGAGAAGCccaagcagcagcaaaagCAGGGCGCGATGCCCTCAACGAGCAACACTCTGATGGACCTgatcatcaccatcgccatcTACCTTCCTCGCGAGAGCTACACCGCCCTTTTCGAGATCGCCtccgtcatcatcttcaaGGAGAACGAGCCGCAGTTGCAGAAGAAGGCCTACAAGTTGGTGCCCCGCCTCACCGAGTCCGAAACTGGCAAGCTGGCGCTCCAAGCACGCAGCGACGAGTTGCAGCAGATGTTCCTGACGAGCGCCGAAAAGGTGTCGGCTCCTGCTCGCAGAGAACGCCTGGGCGCCCTGTCCGCGCTTCTTCCCTACATCCCTGACACATCCCTTCACTTCATCCCCTCCATCCTCAGCGAGGTCGTCATCTGCTGCAAAGAGAACAACGAACGTGCCAGAGAGGCCGCTTACGACCTCTTGGTCCAGATCGGTCACCGCATGGAGGCGGCAAACGGCGTTCCCATCGACAACACCAAGGTTCCTCACATGCCTGAGGGCGCGCCCGCCGGCAAGGCCAGTCTCGAAGAGTTCCTCACCATGGTCAGTGCCGGTCTCGTTGGTAGCACCCCCCACATGATCTCGGCATCTATTACCGCTCTCAGCCGCGTTCTCTATGAGTTCAGAAGATCCTTGACCACCGAGACCCTGGCCGACCTTGTCCAAACTATGGATCTCTTCCTGACCTCCAACAACCGCGAGATCGTCAAGAGTGTCCTGGGTTTCGTCAAGATCTGCGTCGTCAGTCTTCCCTCCGAACTCGTGATCCCCCGTCTGTCTTCCCTGGTGCCCAACCTTATCATTTGGAGCCACGAACACAAGGGTCACTTCAAGAGTAAGGTCAGGCACATCCTGGAACGCATGGTACGCAAGTTCGGGttcgacctcgtcaaccAGAACTGCCCCGAGAGCGACAGGAAGCTCATCGTCAACATCCGCAAGACCAAGGAGCgcagcaagaagaagaaggacgccGCCAAACAAGCCGGCGAGGagagcgacgaggaggagggacgaCAGGGACGCAAGTTCGACAATGAGCTCGACCAAGCCCTTTACAGCAGTGACTCGGACGGTTCCGACAACGAGTCCGACGatgagggcgcggccgcaGGCCCTAAGGGCAAGCGCAACAACAGGAAGGGCGGCAACACATACATcgttgaggatgaagacgagccactcgacctgctcgaccGCAACGCCCTGGCCAACATTTCATCCACCAAGCCCGTCAAGATGCGCAAGCCTACCAAGACCAAGGCCCGCACCGATctcgacggcaagctgattctcggcaaggacgacgatgaggcgatggaggtcgacggcgccgagaacgacGGCTCCGGAGTCAACGCTTACGTCGCCGCgctcaagggcaaggacgtCGCCAAGCGGGGTCTGCGCGGCAAGCTCAAGTTCAGCAACAAGCGCGgacaggacgacgaggagatggaggactTGGATGAGGGCGACGCTGCGGCTGTCAAGGCCCAGGTCGACAAgagccgaggaggcggcaAGCCCTTCCGCGGCGGACGCGGTGGCCAGGACCGTGGTGGCcgtggcggccgtggcggccgtggcggtaGTCGAGGCGGTGGCCGCGGTGGCAAGGGTGGCATCGCCGCTGGCCGTAAGGGACTCGGCGAGGATcggagaaggggaggacCCACgtcgagcggcggcgtcaacaAGGGCCGCAGAGGTGGCGGGCGCAGATGA
- a CDS encoding Arylsulfatase A, with translation MYFSTLISVIGIAAGLASASPMSQFNPSIVERQNWQSCPVNGQRCTNINGGVGGSRAAFRRFRSSKVSMVSTTAYEPLLATLTFTPGGFQQTKVLSLEPQTTPFTPPDGACSADIRCQYKPEELSSGAECLGDQIVVETKATLPTQCFPKSYNEIWRPSGTFSDVASMAYPGTACISGWTTACTTTLTLESAQTYVQTWCCPPGSYTCLTPGPGETPWRDCVSMLSTNTEVWVNNIATSGGSEKVLWSSWRKVSLTNLPSSGPLSVKHPVFPLYGQPAPGGTDGAEGGLSTGAVAGIAVGAVALVLALLGVGIFIIFRKRRQKRAVLAARNVAANNNDGRDYNGLGYDTKQELPGHGPETRALKVATPPPVELAANMRTAEVEGSRPVELS, from the exons ATGTACTTCTCAACTCTCATCAGCGTTATCGGTATCGCCGCTGGTCTGGCTTCGGCCTCCCCAATGTCGCAATTCAACCCATCTATCGTGGAACGACAAAACTGGCAATCTTGCCCTGTCAATGGACAACGGTGCACCAACATCAACGGAGGCGTTGGTGGAT CTAGAGCGGCATTTCGACGCTTTCGAAGCAGCAAGGTCTCCATGGTTTCGACAACGGCCTACGAGCCGTTGCTTGCAACGCTCACCTTCACCCCTGGAGGCTTTCAACAAACCAAGGTTCTTTCCCTGGAACCCCAGACCACGCCATTCACACCTCCCGACGGTGCCTGCTCTGCGGATATCCGATGCCAGTACAAACCTGAGGAGTTGAGTTCCGGTGCCGAATGTCTGGGAGACCAAATAGTCGTGGAGACCAAGGCCACGCTGCCGACACAATGTTTCCCAAAGAGCTATAACGAGATTTGGCGACCGTCTGGGACGTTCA GCGACGTGGCGAGCATGGCCTACCCAGGCACCGCATGCATCAGCGgctggacgacggcctgCACGACAACATTGACCCTCGAGAGCGCCCAGACCTACGTACAGACTTGGTGCTGCCCCCCCGGCTCCTACACCTGCCTCACGCCTGGGCCAGGAGAGACCCCGTGGCGAGACTGCGTGAGCATGCTCAGCACCAATACCGAAGTCTGGGTCAACAACATCGCGACTAGCGGGGGCAGCGAGAAAGTGCTCTGGAGCTCCTGGAGAAAGGTCTCTCTGACAAACCTGCCGAGCTCCGGGCCGCTCTCGGTGAAGCATCCTGTCTTTCCGCTCTATGGCCAGCCTGCCCCGGGGGGCACAGATGGTGCGGAGGGAGGCCTGTCGACGGGGGCTGTCGCAGGAATCGCAGTAGGGGCGGTCGCTTtggtcctcgccctcctcggcgtcggcatcttCATCATCTTTCGCAAACGGAGACAGAAGAGGGCCGTCCTGGCTGCTCGGAACGTtgccgccaacaacaacgatGGGCGGGACTACAACGGACTAGGGTACGACACGAAACAAGAACTTCCTGGTCACGGGCCCGAGACGAGAGCGTTGAAAGTCGCTACACCCCCGCCTGTTGAGTTGGCTGCGAATATGAGAACTGCAGAGGTGGAAGGCAGTCGCCCGGTGGAGTTGTCGTAA
- a CDS encoding FAD dependent oxidoreductase, translated as MSESPESVTIVGAGIVGSALAYFLSASPTSRRITIVDRSFSPLLGSTGHAPGFVGQFNESDVLTKLAIETVSEYTKIPGGFDTVGGLEIAFGPAGVERLKSRCANAARLGLPAKILSIEEAHALAPELVKASSSGAAAFFPTDGTASACEITSFYQEGAKKSGVQFLQSEVRKLVIWDGRVAGVEVSDGDCVRQLDAGKVIITTGIWAQDLCRDLGFPVPVVPVGHPYMHGQLRAPLSRKLPFVRWPEHHVYARDHGERYGIGSYDHAPLECKAKNDTAIGSWVKDFEQTLQSATALLPSAAAEQFDQGASFNGIFSMTPDNMPLAGSVQSLPGLHMAVAVWVTHAAGTAKYLTQVIDGKDVDQETRSALDPERFRGQDLATLEEKSLLGYNSIYKTVSRSA; from the coding sequence ATGTCCGAATCTCCCGAATCCGTAACAattgtcggcgccggcattGTAGGCTCCGCCCTGGCTTATTTTTTGTCCGCATCACCGACGTCCCGGCGCATCACCATAGTCGACCGTTCCTTCAGCCCGCTCCTCGGCTCCACCGGCCACGCGCCGGGGTTTGTCGGCCAGTTCAACGAGTCCGACGTGCTCACCAAGCTGGCGATCGAAACCGTGTCCGAGTACACCAAGATCCCCGGGGGGTTCGACACCGTGGGCGGCTTGGAGATCGCCTTCGGGCCGGCAGGAGTCGAGCGATTGAAGTCAAGGTGCGCGAATGCCGCCCGCCTGGGCCTGCCGGCCAAAATTCTGAGCATCGAAGAAGCCCACGCGCTCGCGCCGGAGCTTGTGaaggcctcgagctcggggGCCGCGGCGTTTTTCCCGACCGACGGGACCGCCAGCGCCTGCGAAATCACTTCCTTCTACCAGGAGGGGGCGAAGAAGTCGGGGGTTCAGTTCCTGCAAAGCGAGGTCAGGAAACTCGTTATCTGGGATGGCCGCGTCGCTGGCGTCGAGGTCTCCGACGGCGACTGCGTTAGacagctcgacgccggcaagGTCATCATCACGACCGGGATCTGGGCCCAAGATCTGTGCCGCGATCTCGGCTTCCCGGTACCCGTCGTCCCTGTTGGGCACCCGTACATGCACGGCCAGCTGCGAGCCCCGCTGTCCCGCAAGTTGCCCTTCGTCCGCTGGCCAGAGCATCATGTCTACGCCAGAGACCACGGGGAAAGATACGGCATCGGCAGCTACGACCATGCGCCCCTCGAGTGCAAGGCGAAGAACGACACGGCCATCGGAAGCTGGGTCAAGGATTTTGAGCAGACACTGCAATCCGCCACAGCGTTGTTGCCGTCCGCTGCCGCCGAACAGTTCGATCAGGGGGCGAGCTTCAACGGCATCTTCTCCATGACGCCCGACAACATGCCGCTTGCCGGGTCGGTGCAGTCTCTGCCGGGATTACACATGGCTGTCGCGGTCTGGGTCACACACGCGGCGGGCACAGCCAAGTATCTGACACAAGTGATTGACGGCAAGGACGTGGACCAGGAGACCCGGAGTGCTTTGGATCCCGAACGGTTTAGGGGGCAAGATCTTGCGACGTTGGAGGAGAAGTCACTTCTTGGATATAATTCCATCTACAAGACTGTAAGCAGGTCGGCATAG
- a CDS encoding Nadh-dependent flavin oxidoreductase: MGSQINGTTASPEFAPIPSPAAKNAPYFTPEQDPVSGTALGTTTGAPTPKLFTPLTVRGLTFQNRLFLAPLCQYSAAADGRATDWHLTHLGGILQRGPGLSIMESTAVQREGRITPQDLGLWDDAQVGPLRRIVDFAHTQGQKIGIQLSHAGRKASTVAPFLHMNATSNAAVGGWPDEVYAPSALRFNDAYPQPRAMTLEQIGVFKTAFVDAASRAVGAGFDVVEIHAAHGYLLHQFLSPISNQRTDRYGGSWENRTRLVLEVVDLVRATIPEDMPLFVRISATDWFDDMKEEFPESWTVADSCRLAPILADRGVDFLDVSSGGIHPLQSTSIKGGPGYQAGFAKEIKRSVGDKMIVSAVGGISTGTMAEGFLQAGLDVIMCGRWFQKNPGLVYAFADELGTNVKMANQIGWGFGGRKGKK, translated from the coding sequence ATGGGATCACAAATCAACGgcacgacggcgtcgccggaATTCGCTCCCATTCCAAGCCCCGCCGCAAAGAACGCGCCCTACTTCACCCCGGAGCAAGACCCCGTCTCCGGCACGGCCCTCGGCACGACGACCGGCGCCCCGACCCCGAAGCTCTTCACCCCGCTCACCGTCCGTGGCCTCACCTTCCAGAaccgcctcttcctcgcgCCCCTGTGCCAGTActcggccgcggcggacGGCCGCGCCACGGACTGGCACCTAACCCacctcggcggcatcctccAGCGCGGGCCAGGGCTGTCCATCATGGAGTCCACGGCCGTGCAGCGCGAGGGCCGCATCACGCCCCAGGACCTCGGCCTGTGGGACGACGCCCAGGTCGGGCCGCTGCGGCGCATCGTCGACTTCGCCCACACCCAGGGCCAGAAGATCGGCATCCAGCTCAGCCACGCCGGCCGCAAGGCCAGCACCGTCGCCCCCTTCCTGCACATGAACGCCACCTCGAACGCCGCGGTCGGCGGCTGGCCCGATGAGGTCTACGCCCCGTCGGCACTGCGCTTCAACGACGCCTATCCACAGCCCAGGGCTATGACGCTGGAGCAGATCGGGGTCTTCAAGACGGCCTTCGTCGACGCGGCTAGCAGGGCCGTgggcgccggcttcgacgtcgtcgagatccaCGCCGCCCACGGGTACCTCCTCCACCAGTTCCTCAGCCCCATCAGCAACCAGCGTACGGATCGGTACGGCGGTAGCTGGGAGAACCGCACGCGGCTggtgctcgaggtcgtcgacctgGTGCGCGCCACGATCCCGGAGGACATGCCCCTGTTCGTGCGCATCAGCGCGACGGACTGGTTCGACGACATGAAGGAGGAGTTCCCTGAGAGCTGGACCGTCGCGGACTCGTGCAGACTGGCGcccatcctcgccgacagGGGCgtcgacttcctcgacgtcAGCTCGGGCGGCATTCACCCCCTGCAGTCGACGAGCATCAAGGGCGGCCCCGGCTACCAGGCAGGCTTCGCCAAGGAGATCAAGAGGTCGGTTGGAGATAAGATGATTGTGTCGGCTGTCGGTGGCATCAGCACCGGTACAATGGCGGAAGGCTTCCTCCAGGCGGGCTTGGACGTCATCATGTGCGGTCGGTGGTTCCAAAAGAACCCGGGTCTGGTTTACGCGTTTGCTGATGAGCTCGGCACCAACGTCAAGATGGCGAACCAGATTGGATGGGGCTTTGGCGGACGAAAGGGAAAGAAATAG
- a CDS encoding C2 domain-containing protein, producing MFPQVSKLAGVKAETTMPGELHWEVGFFGKTQFRKALRTDGKDVNLPPELKDKKELQDEKGTIETEEEDAVEHTPPDPLWPSGILSIVVHQIVGLELANVKGSNGKRKGREYEPARLDAGEVKEEQGSKLPSSYCTILVNDELVYKTRTKAVSSQPIFNAGTEKFIRDWRSGVVTITVRDSRNRQHDPIIGVVPLKLSDILQTGSEATRWYPLDGGVGYGRIRISLLFRSVELRLPPTQLGWDVGTFEFTSPEITAIGYGHIKTKIRLRTGGSSASVKRDTCNKLEDQEGFSWDISGENKHDKIRLPVRYRYRSPVFFEFHPPGKRHAEAFASLWLQDFPDQEERDFDIPIWKCDKGLRLSQNYITEENFKNIPDIHIEELGRLKFRGRFSTGTDRDHVKFVTSNDSRETIETWEACFAEGVRGEEVKTEVPPAVQRLHDESLTHGRDVLAQADPKEKEKWLSKDGTDWSTAFGKDPTHLIDGEQEDLNSEGRDDFDEDFDDDDDSSDLDLGIADASTKGASDGTRQSTDSNASETPSNASKKSNGPIQAYKDYKSRSRDLHRQHRGLMQWRPMRNVQFAKNEAKFAVRKITKLGALNGRKPDVETEV from the coding sequence ATGTTTCCTCAGGTTTCGAAGCTTGCTGGCGTCAAGGCTGAAACCACGATGCCCGGTGAGTTGCACTGGGAGGTTGGCTTCTTTGGCAAGACTCAGTTCCGCAAGGCTCTCCGCACTGACGGTAAGGACGTCAACCTGCCTCCTGAACtgaaggacaagaaggagctCCAAGACGAAAAGGGCACTATCGAGaccgaagaggaagatgccgTCGAGCACACTCCTCCCGATCCTCTGTGGCCCTCTGGGATTCTTAGCATTGTTGTCCATCAAATCGTTGGACTGGAGCTCGCCAATGTCAAGGGTTCCAATGGAAAACGCAAGGGACGCGAGTACGAGCCCGCCCGCCTGGACGCTGGCGAAGTCAAGGAGGAACAAGGCAGCAAGTTGCCAAGTTCTTACTGCACGATTCTCGTCAACGATGAACTGGTCTACAAGACGCGGACCAAGGCCGTGTCTTCTCAGCCCATCTTCAACGCTGGCACTGAAAAGTTTATCCGTGACTGGCGGTCAGGTGTGGTTACCATCACCGTCCGCGACTCACGCAACCGTCAACACGATCCCATCATCGGAGTCGTGCCCCTCAAGCTGTCCGACATCCTGCAAACCGGCAGTGAGGCCACAAGATGGTACCCTCTGGATGGCGGTGTTGGGTACGGAAGAATCCGCATTTCGCTGCTTTTCAGATCCGTTGAGCTGCGCCTACCACCGACTCAACTGGGATGGGACGTTGGCACTTTCGAATTCACTTCGCCCGAAATCACCGCCATCGGCTACGGTCATATCAAGACCAAGATCAGGCTCCGCACGGGCGGCAGCTCTGCCAGCGTCAAGAGGGACACGTGTAACAAGCTGGAGGATCAGGAGGGGTTCTCCTGGGACATCAGTGGCGAAAACAAACACGACAAGATCCGACTACCCGTCCGTTACCGATATAGGTCTCCCGTCTTCTTTGAGTTTCACCCTCCGGGAAAGCGTCATGCAGAAGCATTTGCGTCGCTTTGGCTTCAAGATTTCCCTGACCAGGAGGAGCGAGACTTTGACATCCCAATCTGGAAGTGCGACAAGGGTTTACGTCTCTCTCAGAACTACATCACCGAGGAGAACTTCAAGAACATCCCTGACATCCACATTGAAGAGCTTGGTCGGCTTAAATTCCGTGGTCGCTTTTCCACCGGAACTGATCGCGACCACGTCAAGTTCGTCACTAGCAACGATTCACGCGAGACGATTGAAACTTGGGAAGCTTGTTTTGCAGAAGGCGTTCGGGGTGAGGAAGTCAAGACTGAGGTTCCTCCTGCAGTTCAAAGGCTCCATGATGAGTCTCTTACCCATGGTCGCGATGTTCTTGCCCAGGCCGACCcgaaggagaaagaaaagtGGCTGTCCAAGGATGGAACCGATTGGAGCACGGCTTTTGGAAAAGACCCGACTCATTTGATTGACGGCGAGCAAGAAGATCTCAACTCCGAGGGACGCGATGATTTTGACGAAGAttttgatgacgacgatgacagtAGCGACCTCGATCTTGGGATCGCCGACGCCAGCACCAAGGGGGCAAGCGACGGAACCCGACAGTCGACCGATAGCAATGCGAGTGAGACACCTTCGAATGCTTCCAAGAAGAGCAACGGTCCAATCCAGGCTTACAAGGACTACAAGAGCAGAAGCCGAGACCTGCATCGCCAGCACCGCGGGCTGATGCAGTGGCGTCCGATGCGTAACGTGCAGTTTGCGAAGAACGAGGCCAAGTtcgccgtccgcaagatcaCCAAGCTTGGCGCTCTCAACGGGCGCAAGCCGGATGTTGAGACGGAGGTCTAA